The Leptospiraceae bacterium genome includes a region encoding these proteins:
- a CDS encoding response regulator, with amino-acid sequence MTNNSSKNENTEIKSDKNNFENVLDTNNKSIQIENSVDKSKPTVMIIDDDIHVREALKFVFEKKFNLILCDSGESGINSLNPNVFVVILDIKMEGKNGFETFIEIKKKNIYIPIIFLTAYQDLKDPMEIMNDYRPFGYVIKGADTKLLHDTLESAVNYYSQINKNSFLIKAMQSKNLALQELREDLEKQVEERTHQLALTNNNLLQEIQVRKNAEIEISSLLKDKEIILKEVHHRIKNNMTTLKSILSLQSRTISDEIFKNIFKEMESRIDSMMVLYEKLYESDDFEVLSIKDYTETLLENIISNFPNNTSIRLDLKIQDFKLDAKRLQSLGMIFNEIITNSIKYSFEKDKDKLISLEIKLIEGKVSNGKNTVYITISDNGTGLKQEIDLKNKSGFGFRLIELLSKQLMAELHIEQKNSLKYILEFIIQ; translated from the coding sequence ATGACAAACAATTCTTCTAAAAACGAAAATACTGAAATAAAAAGCGACAAAAATAATTTCGAGAATGTTTTAGATACTAATAATAAGTCAATTCAAATTGAAAACTCAGTGGACAAATCAAAACCCACTGTAATGATAATAGATGACGATATACATGTCAGAGAAGCTCTAAAATTTGTTTTTGAAAAAAAATTTAATTTAATCTTATGTGATAGCGGTGAATCAGGGATAAACAGTCTAAATCCAAATGTATTTGTTGTTATTCTAGATATTAAAATGGAGGGGAAAAACGGATTTGAAACTTTCATTGAAATTAAAAAAAAGAATATATATATCCCAATAATTTTTTTAACTGCTTATCAGGATTTAAAAGATCCCATGGAAATAATGAATGATTACCGTCCCTTTGGATACGTAATCAAAGGGGCAGATACTAAATTACTACATGACACTCTGGAAAGTGCAGTCAATTACTATTCTCAAATAAATAAAAATTCATTTTTAATCAAAGCAATGCAATCAAAAAATCTTGCACTTCAGGAATTAAGAGAAGATTTGGAGAAACAAGTAGAAGAAAGAACTCATCAACTTGCATTAACAAATAATAATCTACTACAGGAAATTCAAGTTCGTAAAAATGCTGAAATTGAAATTAGTAGTCTATTAAAAGATAAAGAAATCATTTTAAAGGAAGTTCATCACCGTATCAAAAATAACATGACGACTCTTAAATCGATTTTATCTCTTCAATCGAGGACGATAAGTGATGAGATTTTTAAAAATATTTTTAAAGAAATGGAAAGTAGAATTGATAGCATGATGGTGCTATATGAAAAATTATATGAATCAGATGATTTTGAAGTTCTTTCCATTAAGGATTATACCGAAACGTTATTAGAAAACATAATTAGTAATTTTCCGAATAACACATCTATTCGTTTAGATCTTAAAATTCAGGATTTTAAATTGGACGCAAAACGACTTCAATCGTTAGGTATGATTTTCAATGAAATAATAACTAACTCGATTAAATATTCGTTTGAAAAGGACAAGGACAAGCTAATTTCATTAGAAATTAAATTAATAGAGGGAAAAGTTTCAAATGGAAAAAACACAGTTTATATTACAATTTCCGATAACGGGACTGGATTAAAGCAAGAAATAGATTTGAAAAATAAAAGTGGATTTGGATTTAGATTAATTGAATTGTTAAGCAAACAGTTAATGGCTGAATTACATATTGAACAGAAAAACAGCCTCAAATATATCTTAGAATTTATTATACAATAA
- a CDS encoding AAA family ATPase: protein MHTILNFEIENEIYESENSIVYRGRNKTDNQKVILKQLRKDFPSPEEIAKFKREFNITQNFDYAGIPRVYNFSKYQNTYLISFEDFGGNSIANFLLSNYFSVDQFLPIAIRMAEIVAHIHSKKIIHKDINPSNIVWNSNTNQVKIIDFGISSELSHETTSLQNVNVLEGTLNYMSPEQTGRMNRVIDYRTDLYSLGATFYQMITGQVPFTGADAMEIVYGHIAKEPIPPHEINKDIPTTLSKIILRLMAKTAENRYQSALGLVHDLKWCLENIESLKNELVQSKDESKFLIGANDISDRFEIPQKLYGREKERETLMNAFDRIGEKTKEIILVSGYSGIGKSSIVQEIYKPIVEKKGIFIHGKFDQYKRNIPYASLIQAFQGLVRQILTESKEKLSIHKKEIINTLSQNCSVIIDVIPEVGLITGEQPQAPILSPEESRNRFNLVFRNFVRIFASGKNPLVIFLDDLQWADLPSLHLLELILTDPEIGNLFIIGAYRDNEVDPTHPLLAMVSEIKKKEIVVNRISLSPLSLQNVNQLVSDTLRVSIEESSSLAKLSFEKTQGNPFFLNQFLSVLHQESLIVFDSNSLQWKWNLDRIQQRGVTDNVVDLMANKIKKLPPNTQNVLRLAACIGNQFELKTLAIVNEKSLTSTALDLDKAIKEGFIIPTTETYNIVGQELEGIEFESIIPKYRFLHDRVQQAAYLLISEEERNKIHLNVGKLLLNKSNNLAQEEGIFDIVNHLNIGKNLITDEKEILRLIELNLSVSKKAKLSAAYEPAYNYAKITMTLLPQHAWTKYLNLAIEVYIETAETAYLSGDFENMEKIIETLLAQKIEVIDKTRIYRIKILACIAQHDSLGAIKFGVESLQLMGIDIPELPTGDDIGKKLGETMEVLTSIKISELLNLPSMEDKVKIAAMETMELIYGPCFQVNPGLFPILVFTMIQLSIKYGNASKSPMTYACYGLILCGIVGDIDSGYQFRQLALGLIEKLQVPGNKCNTLYVATIFIQHWKEHLRNTMKPFLESYHAGMAEGDFEYAGWSAMYYNVYSYFAGFELTKIIQETRKYRQAILEIKQETVYNHLSIFFQAIVNLAENPEIPYFLKGEFYNEEEMIPIHLKANDNNALCAVYFQKLILSYLLEEQDLAIQNSRLAEQYLHSVPASQYVLLFHFYDSLIILRQYSNSSTKEKEEILLKVNANQTKIKTWADHCAENSLHKYYLVEAEKAHVLGENWQAIDYYDKAIKLAKQNEFLQEEALANELLANFWLSCDKEDLGQMVLNKAYYLYSLWGAKAKTAQLDKKYGHLIARKGKISKTGTISKTSTISTLGEENNHLDFVSVLKASQTISGEILVDQLLKKMMNVVIENAGAEKGLLLKEIKGEWKIEADSTANSEYTQVFKDKPIFSAKEEQLLAPVSIIQYVARTKEPVVLDDASKEGNFISDSYIQNTKPKSILCTPILHHGKITGILYLENNSISGVFTKDRLEVLQILSSQVAISLENANLYANLEEKVKERTIQLEEAHKKIIVLEKETTEKQLAGGFAHEMRNALVGPKLVIQHILGQDGNGPSESIILKNNRKLKDIYLLVKDIVPADTLQITLNAMKEIFQNEEQIDSSLNMIYNAVSKGLNITQLIMDYSKVGNEQTNKQLIDLNALLKNLTREYVNEWGDNKISIHIDLTNENTKVQGLETHFESVYKNLLLNAKDALLDKTQNEKKDKYIHIKTQVVNHELVIEIADNGIGISPENLGRIYDAFFSTKPDTGTGLGLGVVKKIISLYNGNIEVKSELGKGTTFTINLPL from the coding sequence GTGCATACAATTTTAAATTTTGAAATCGAAAATGAGATTTACGAAAGTGAAAATTCAATCGTATATCGCGGTAGAAATAAAACTGATAATCAAAAAGTAATTTTAAAGCAACTAAGGAAAGATTTTCCCTCTCCGGAAGAAATCGCAAAATTCAAAAGAGAATTCAATATAACACAAAACTTTGATTATGCAGGAATACCCAGGGTTTATAATTTTTCTAAATACCAAAATACTTATCTAATTTCTTTCGAAGATTTTGGAGGTAATTCTATTGCTAATTTTTTACTTTCAAACTATTTTTCAGTAGATCAATTTTTACCAATAGCGATTCGAATGGCTGAAATTGTTGCACATATTCATTCTAAAAAAATTATTCATAAAGACATAAATCCATCTAATATAGTTTGGAATTCAAATACTAACCAGGTGAAAATAATTGATTTTGGAATTTCATCTGAACTGTCCCATGAAACAACTAGTTTACAAAACGTCAATGTTCTAGAAGGAACTTTGAATTATATGTCTCCCGAACAAACTGGACGAATGAATCGGGTAATTGACTATCGCACTGATTTGTATTCATTAGGTGCTACTTTCTATCAAATGATAACCGGTCAGGTTCCTTTTACTGGCGCTGATGCTATGGAGATAGTGTACGGTCATATCGCCAAGGAGCCAATACCACCACACGAAATAAATAAAGACATTCCAACAACTCTTTCTAAAATCATACTTCGCCTGATGGCTAAGACAGCAGAAAATAGATATCAAAGTGCTTTAGGTTTAGTTCATGATTTGAAATGGTGTTTGGAAAATATTGAATCATTAAAAAATGAACTAGTACAATCCAAGGATGAATCTAAATTTCTAATTGGAGCAAACGACATTTCAGATCGCTTTGAAATTCCTCAAAAGCTGTACGGGAGAGAAAAAGAAAGAGAAACCCTAATGAATGCTTTTGATCGAATTGGAGAAAAAACAAAAGAAATCATTCTTGTAAGTGGTTACTCCGGAATAGGGAAATCATCTATAGTTCAGGAAATCTATAAACCTATAGTAGAAAAGAAAGGAATTTTTATTCATGGAAAATTTGATCAATACAAGAGAAATATTCCCTATGCTTCACTTATTCAAGCATTTCAAGGATTGGTAAGACAAATATTAACTGAAAGTAAAGAAAAATTATCTATTCATAAAAAAGAAATCATAAATACGCTCAGCCAGAATTGTAGTGTAATCATAGACGTGATTCCGGAAGTGGGACTGATTACAGGTGAACAACCACAGGCACCAATTTTATCTCCGGAAGAATCCAGGAACCGTTTCAATCTAGTTTTTCGAAATTTTGTACGAATATTTGCATCGGGAAAAAATCCACTCGTTATATTTCTCGACGATTTACAATGGGCAGACTTACCATCTTTGCATTTATTAGAGCTAATTTTAACTGACCCGGAAATTGGTAATCTATTTATAATCGGTGCTTACAGGGACAATGAAGTAGATCCAACGCATCCACTTTTAGCAATGGTATCGGAAATCAAAAAAAAGGAAATAGTAGTAAATAGGATTTCCCTGTCCCCCCTTAGTTTGCAAAATGTTAATCAATTAGTTTCGGATACTCTACGTGTATCCATTGAAGAATCCAGTTCATTGGCAAAATTAAGTTTTGAGAAAACCCAGGGAAATCCTTTTTTCTTAAATCAATTTTTATCTGTTCTTCACCAAGAAAGTCTTATAGTTTTTGATTCAAATTCTTTACAGTGGAAATGGAATTTAGATAGAATTCAGCAAAGAGGAGTAACTGATAACGTTGTCGATTTAATGGCAAATAAAATCAAAAAATTGCCACCGAATACTCAGAATGTATTACGATTAGCAGCTTGTATAGGAAATCAATTTGAATTAAAAACCTTAGCAATAGTTAACGAAAAGTCTCTTACGAGTACAGCTTTAGATTTGGACAAAGCTATTAAAGAAGGATTTATTATTCCTACCACAGAAACATACAATATAGTAGGTCAGGAATTAGAAGGAATTGAATTCGAGTCGATAATACCCAAATATCGATTTTTACACGATAGAGTCCAACAGGCGGCTTATTTATTAATTTCGGAAGAAGAAAGAAATAAAATACATCTGAACGTTGGTAAATTGCTTTTAAATAAATCAAACAACCTAGCACAAGAAGAAGGAATTTTTGACATTGTAAATCATTTGAATATTGGAAAAAATTTAATTACTGATGAAAAAGAAATATTAAGGCTAATAGAACTAAACTTATCTGTTTCCAAAAAAGCGAAACTCTCTGCTGCCTATGAACCTGCGTATAACTATGCAAAAATTACAATGACGTTATTACCGCAGCATGCTTGGACAAAATATTTAAATCTTGCCATTGAAGTATATATAGAAACAGCAGAAACTGCATATCTTTCTGGTGATTTTGAAAATATGGAGAAAATAATAGAAACTCTTCTCGCACAGAAAATAGAAGTTATAGATAAAACTAGAATTTATAGGATTAAGATTCTTGCATGTATTGCGCAACATGACTCTCTAGGAGCCATTAAATTTGGTGTTGAGTCATTACAGTTAATGGGAATTGATATTCCAGAACTTCCTACCGGTGATGATATTGGAAAAAAATTAGGTGAAACTATGGAAGTTCTTACCAGCATTAAGATAAGCGAATTATTAAACCTACCGTCAATGGAAGATAAAGTAAAAATTGCAGCTATGGAAACAATGGAATTAATATATGGACCTTGTTTCCAAGTAAATCCAGGACTTTTCCCAATATTAGTTTTTACAATGATTCAATTATCTATAAAATATGGAAATGCGTCCAAGTCTCCAATGACTTATGCATGCTATGGATTAATTCTGTGTGGAATAGTAGGAGACATTGATTCAGGTTATCAATTTAGGCAACTGGCTTTAGGACTCATTGAAAAATTGCAGGTTCCCGGAAACAAATGTAACACACTTTATGTAGCAACTATTTTTATACAACATTGGAAAGAGCATTTAAGAAATACAATGAAACCTTTTTTAGAATCTTACCATGCTGGTATGGCGGAAGGTGATTTTGAATATGCAGGGTGGTCTGCAATGTATTACAATGTTTATTCTTATTTTGCTGGATTCGAATTAACCAAAATTATTCAAGAAACTAGAAAATATAGACAGGCTATTTTAGAAATTAAGCAAGAAACTGTGTACAATCATCTCTCTATCTTTTTTCAGGCTATTGTAAATTTAGCGGAAAATCCAGAAATTCCATACTTTCTTAAAGGGGAATTTTACAATGAAGAAGAAATGATTCCTATTCATTTAAAGGCAAATGACAATAATGCGTTATGCGCTGTTTATTTTCAAAAACTAATTCTTAGTTATCTTTTAGAGGAACAAGATTTAGCCATTCAAAATTCTCGTTTGGCAGAACAATACTTACATTCAGTACCTGCCAGTCAGTACGTTCTTTTATTCCATTTCTATGATTCATTAATCATATTGCGCCAGTATTCAAATTCCTCGACCAAAGAAAAGGAAGAAATCTTATTAAAAGTCAATGCAAACCAAACAAAAATAAAAACTTGGGCAGATCATTGTGCGGAAAATAGTTTACATAAATATTATTTAGTCGAAGCAGAAAAAGCTCATGTTCTAGGAGAAAATTGGCAAGCAATTGATTATTATGATAAGGCAATAAAATTAGCGAAACAAAACGAATTTTTACAAGAAGAAGCATTGGCCAATGAACTGCTAGCGAATTTCTGGCTAAGCTGCGATAAAGAAGACCTGGGACAAATGGTATTAAACAAAGCTTATTACCTTTACTCTCTCTGGGGAGCCAAAGCCAAAACGGCACAACTCGATAAAAAATATGGTCACCTAATCGCCAGAAAAGGAAAAATAAGTAAAACAGGAACTATCTCAAAAACTTCAACCATATCAACTTTAGGTGAAGAGAATAATCATCTAGATTTTGTCTCCGTATTAAAAGCTTCACAAACAATTTCTGGAGAAATTCTAGTCGACCAACTTCTTAAAAAAATGATGAATGTTGTGATCGAAAATGCAGGAGCTGAAAAAGGACTTCTTTTAAAAGAAATAAAAGGGGAATGGAAAATAGAAGCTGATAGCACGGCAAACAGTGAATATACGCAAGTTTTCAAGGATAAACCGATTTTTTCTGCCAAAGAAGAACAACTTCTTGCGCCTGTTTCAATTATACAATACGTTGCCCGGACAAAAGAACCTGTCGTTCTGGATGACGCATCAAAAGAAGGAAATTTCATTTCTGATTCCTATATACAAAACACAAAACCAAAATCTATCCTCTGTACACCAATCCTACACCATGGAAAAATTACCGGAATATTATATTTAGAGAATAATTCTATTTCAGGTGTTTTTACAAAGGATAGATTAGAAGTTTTACAGATATTATCCTCACAAGTTGCTATTTCTTTAGAGAATGCAAATCTGTATGCAAACCTAGAAGAAAAAGTAAAGGAAAGAACTATCCAATTAGAAGAAGCTCACAAAAAAATCATTGTGTTGGAAAAAGAGACAACAGAAAAACAATTGGCCGGCGGATTTGCACATGAAATGAGAAATGCGTTAGTAGGTCCAAAACTTGTAATCCAACATATTCTAGGGCAAGATGGGAATGGTCCCTCTGAAAGTATTATCCTGAAAAACAATCGAAAGCTAAAAGATATTTACCTTCTAGTTAAAGACATTGTCCCTGCGGATACTTTGCAAATAACTCTAAACGCAATGAAAGAAATTTTTCAAAATGAGGAGCAAATAGATAGTAGCCTGAATATGATTTACAATGCTGTATCAAAGGGTTTAAATATCACTCAGCTCATCATGGATTATTCGAAAGTAGGAAATGAGCAAACAAACAAACAATTAATAGACTTAAATGCACTTCTTAAAAATCTTACTAGAGAGTATGTAAATGAGTGGGGAGACAATAAAATTTCCATTCACATAGATTTAACGAATGAAAATACAAAGGTGCAAGGACTAGAAACTCATTTCGAATCCGTGTATAAAAATTTACTGTTAAATGCTAAAGATGCCCTGTTAGACAAAACCCAAAATGAGAAAAAAGATAAATATATTCATATTAAAACACAAGTGGTGAACCATGAATTAGTAATAGAGATTGCGGATAACGGTATTGGAATTTCTCCTGAAAATTTAGGTAGAATCTACGACGCATTTTTTTCTACAAAACCTGATACAGGAACTGGACTCGGATTAGGAGTAGTAAAAAAAATCATAAGTCTATACAATGGAAATATTGAGGTAAAATCAGAGTTAGGAAAAGGTACTACGTTTACGATTAATTTGCCACTCTGA
- a CDS encoding PAS domain-containing protein produces MSDKSDIEEKNNSSFFQISVKNQESSLTKPVILIIDDDINVRNALEIMLSQKYIVQLCKNGTEGTELVSEKANVVLLDIKMEGKNGFDTFTEIKNKFPFLPIIFHSAYQDIKSPFEIMNDYRPFGYLVKGDDSKQLFTLISSATEYSFQINKNESLLKQLKIQEEQYRTLVNNLNVGVFRNTGGSNGKFLQANPALAKIFGFESVQEVLEKHVSEFYVNQNERQSFVSILEKNGFCKNFELNLKKKDGTPMIASLSVTVNKDKDGNIEWMDGVLQDITEQKKSEEYLHKLNSTYQNFVPKQFLDFLGKSDITQIQLGDQTNKEMSVLFSDIRAFTSLSETMTSEENFKFINAYLKRIAPQIIKNKGFIDKYIGDAVMALFPEQANNAIDAAIQMLEELHNYNKTRKTRNYQPISIGIGINTGNLTLGIVGDKDRMEGTVISDAVNLASRMEGLTKMYGASILISEITFQMLEDPTIYDYRIVDTVKVKGKKEPVTVIEILNGNSKRIIDLKLSTKQNFEFGTALYQEKDFKEAKNCFKKVLEKDPADKAAEIYLKRSEYFEIHGITPDWEGIASIESK; encoded by the coding sequence TTGTCAGATAAATCTGATATTGAAGAAAAAAATAATTCGAGTTTTTTCCAGATTTCTGTAAAAAACCAAGAATCTTCCCTTACAAAACCAGTTATTCTTATTATCGATGATGATATTAACGTACGAAACGCTTTGGAGATTATGCTTTCTCAGAAATACATTGTCCAACTCTGTAAAAATGGAACTGAAGGAACAGAATTGGTTAGCGAAAAAGCAAATGTTGTCTTATTGGATATTAAAATGGAAGGTAAAAATGGATTTGATACCTTTACTGAAATAAAGAACAAATTTCCATTCCTTCCGATAATTTTTCATTCTGCCTATCAGGATATAAAAAGTCCTTTTGAAATCATGAATGATTATAGACCATTCGGCTATTTAGTTAAAGGAGATGACAGCAAACAGCTGTTTACCTTAATCTCAAGTGCTACGGAATATAGCTTTCAAATCAATAAAAATGAATCACTTTTAAAACAATTAAAAATACAAGAAGAACAGTATCGAACCTTAGTAAATAACTTAAATGTTGGTGTATTTAGAAATACCGGAGGAAGCAACGGAAAATTCCTGCAAGCTAACCCCGCTCTAGCAAAAATATTTGGGTTTGAATCTGTGCAAGAAGTATTGGAAAAACATGTTTCTGAATTTTATGTAAACCAAAATGAACGACAGTCCTTTGTTTCTATTTTAGAAAAAAATGGATTCTGCAAAAATTTTGAATTAAACCTAAAAAAAAAAGATGGCACACCTATGATTGCCTCTCTTAGTGTAACAGTAAATAAAGATAAAGATGGAAACATAGAATGGATGGATGGAGTTTTGCAGGATATAACAGAGCAAAAAAAATCCGAAGAATATCTACATAAACTTAATAGTACATATCAAAATTTTGTTCCTAAACAATTTTTAGACTTTTTAGGTAAGTCAGATATTACTCAAATTCAGTTGGGAGATCAAACTAATAAAGAAATGTCCGTTCTTTTTAGTGATATACGAGCATTTACCTCTCTATCTGAAACGATGACTTCGGAAGAAAATTTTAAATTTATAAATGCATACTTAAAAAGAATTGCTCCTCAAATAATAAAAAATAAAGGTTTTATTGATAAATATATTGGCGACGCAGTCATGGCTCTTTTTCCTGAGCAAGCTAATAATGCGATAGACGCGGCAATTCAAATGTTAGAAGAATTACATAATTATAACAAAACACGCAAAACTAGAAATTACCAACCTATTTCAATCGGGATAGGAATAAATACAGGCAATCTCACATTAGGAATCGTAGGTGATAAAGATCGAATGGAAGGTACTGTAATTAGTGATGCAGTAAATTTAGCTTCACGCATGGAAGGGTTAACGAAAATGTATGGTGCATCCATATTAATCAGTGAAATTACTTTTCAAATGTTAGAAGATCCCACTATCTACGACTATCGTATCGTCGATACAGTAAAGGTAAAAGGAAAAAAAGAACCAGTTACAGTAATTGAAATTCTAAACGGAAACTCAAAACGAATTATTGATCTAAAACTTTCTACTAAACAAAACTTTGAATTTGGAACAGCTCTGTACCAAGAGAAGGATTTTAAAGAAGCAAAAAATTGTTTTAAAAAGGTTTTAGAAAAGGATCCAGCAGATAAAGCTGCCGAAATTTATTTAAAAAGATCAGAATATTTCGAAATACACGGAATTACCCCAGACTGGGAAGGAATAGCATCAATCGAATCTAAATAA
- a CDS encoding antitoxin: MTTKLTLSIEKDIIENAKIYAERHSKSLSRLIQDYLESISKTDRDDISRSIPPITKELAGILKGKKQINFREDITSYLEKKYK, from the coding sequence ATGACTACGAAATTAACTTTATCTATTGAGAAAGATATTATTGAGAATGCTAAAATTTATGCAGAAAGGCATAGCAAAAGTCTATCTCGCTTAATTCAAGATTACTTGGAAAGCATTTCGAAAACTGATAGAGACGATATCTCACGCTCTATTCCCCCTATAACAAAAGAACTCGCTGGAATTTTAAAGGGCAAAAAACAAATCAATTTCAGGGAAGATATTACATCTTATTTGGAAAAGAAGTATAAGTGA
- a CDS encoding nuclear transport factor 2 family protein: MAESRELSKKKFTNPIDVAWEYTLAWNSKDYRKVVDLFLPEGIYMGPPIPPETEYNPLNIDEIGEMVKGFMTGFPDMVYTNVSVSTVSNTISYLNYVFAGTHTGKYMVFEPTGRKVWLPGASLLTLKDGLLISALDAYNPIDFINQLSVGEYDVKQFSAMLGFVQPK; this comes from the coding sequence ATGGCAGAAAGCAGAGAGTTGTCCAAAAAAAAATTTACAAATCCAATAGATGTAGCATGGGAATATACCCTTGCCTGGAATTCAAAAGATTATCGTAAGGTAGTAGATTTATTTTTACCTGAGGGAATTTATATGGGACCGCCTATTCCACCAGAAACCGAATATAATCCTCTAAATATAGATGAAATTGGAGAAATGGTCAAGGGATTCATGACCGGATTTCCTGATATGGTATATACAAATGTTTCAGTATCAACTGTAAGTAACACAATTAGTTACCTTAATTATGTATTTGCGGGAACTCATACGGGTAAGTATATGGTCTTCGAACCTACAGGACGTAAAGTATGGTTACCGGGAGCTTCTCTTCTTACATTAAAGGATGGACTGTTAATATCAGCTTTAGATGCTTATAACCCTATTGACTTCATTAATCAGCTTTCGGTAGGTGAATATGACGTAAAACAATTTAGCGCAATGTTAGGATTTGTTCAACCTAAATAA
- a CDS encoding PilZ domain-containing protein, translating to MSTTDNKKQNTSNLYQDRKENRRHLIYYLKVDNSQTNELIGRVVDITAKGLLMISRNKFDTQLEIPVRIELGDELFEQTNGHLKLNIRCRWSKEDINPDYFVTGFEFINQTVEQESLINKLIDVIGFRD from the coding sequence ATGTCAACCACTGATAATAAAAAACAAAATACAAGTAATCTATACCAAGATCGAAAGGAAAATAGACGCCACCTTATCTACTATTTGAAAGTAGACAACAGCCAAACGAACGAATTAATAGGGCGCGTTGTAGATATAACGGCTAAAGGTCTACTCATGATTAGCCGTAACAAGTTTGATACACAATTAGAAATTCCAGTTCGCATTGAACTTGGTGATGAATTATTCGAGCAAACAAACGGACATTTAAAACTAAATATCCGTTGTCGCTGGAGTAAGGAAGACATTAATCCAGATTATTTCGTAACAGGATTTGAATTTATCAATCAAACAGTGGAACAAGAATCTCTTATCAACAAACTCATTGATGTAATTGGATTTAGAGACTAA
- a CDS encoding PIN domain-containing protein: MKPKVYLDTDILMDYLYAREPFFKDSVEIISLIESGKIKGYISSLIIWNLYYLLTKALGEKSGRDKIKKFRSLIDIIAIDGKIIDMGLNSKMKDFEDAIQYYAAKSEGVKYLVTRNKKDYLSQGLTVLTPKELLHTLKEIL, translated from the coding sequence GTGAAGCCAAAAGTTTATTTAGATACAGATATTTTAATGGACTATCTCTACGCAAGAGAACCGTTCTTTAAAGATTCCGTTGAAATTATATCGCTTATTGAATCCGGGAAAATCAAAGGTTATATATCTTCCTTGATCATTTGGAATTTATATTATCTATTAACAAAAGCCCTGGGCGAAAAATCAGGACGAGATAAAATTAAAAAATTTCGATCGCTTATAGATATAATTGCAATTGATGGAAAGATCATTGACATGGGTTTGAATTCCAAGATGAAAGACTTTGAAGATGCAATTCAATATTACGCCGCAAAATCCGAAGGAGTAAAGTATCTTGTAACTCGAAATAAAAAAGATTATCTCTCCCAAGGGTTAACAGTTCTTACCCCCAAAGAATTGTTACATACTCTTAAAGAGATTTTATAA